A genomic segment from Ruegeria sp. TM1040 encodes:
- a CDS encoding helix-turn-helix domain-containing protein, whose protein sequence is MPGDSLTGSRIRERRMMLGLRQADLARDAGISASYLNLIEHNRRRIGGKLLVTLAQVLGVEPSLLTEGVEATLVASLREAAAEARTPMVELDRVDEFAGRFPGWAEVLAQTHGRIGALERTVRSLSDRLTHDPHLAASLHEVLSTAAAIRSTAGILAEPGELEAEWRDRFHKNLDQDAQRLADSSRALVRFLDESDQDGERRGIPQEEVEAFLVAREFHFPELEEGTASPRELVQSVSELESTAARKLAEAALEVYREDAERMPMAALTAAIARHGLVPGKLAQALDVEIYRLLRRLAMMPEDVLGVSVGLVICDASGSILLRKPVAGFPLPRFGASCPLWPLFTALSQPGVPIQRNVHQEGRAARDSTCFAISWQAEPSDFDRDPVLRSVMLILPSEQPDQPPASGSRPVGASCRICARRGCAARREPSILRDARGARLTQL, encoded by the coding sequence ATGCCCGGAGACAGTCTGACAGGCAGCCGCATCCGCGAGAGGCGCATGATGCTGGGGTTGCGCCAGGCCGATCTGGCCCGTGATGCGGGCATCTCGGCCTCTTACCTCAATCTCATCGAGCACAACCGCCGCAGAATCGGCGGCAAACTCCTTGTGACCTTGGCGCAGGTGCTTGGCGTCGAGCCTTCTCTTTTGACCGAAGGGGTCGAGGCGACGCTTGTGGCGTCCCTGCGCGAGGCTGCGGCAGAAGCGCGCACGCCGATGGTCGAACTCGATCGGGTGGACGAGTTTGCAGGCCGTTTTCCCGGTTGGGCCGAGGTGCTGGCACAAACCCATGGTCGCATCGGCGCGCTGGAGCGTACCGTTCGGTCGCTCTCGGATCGCCTCACCCATGACCCGCACCTTGCCGCCTCGCTCCATGAGGTGCTTTCAACAGCCGCTGCGATCCGGTCCACGGCGGGCATTCTCGCAGAGCCCGGAGAGCTCGAAGCAGAATGGCGTGACCGGTTTCACAAGAACCTCGATCAGGATGCGCAGCGTTTGGCGGACAGCAGCCGCGCGCTGGTCCGGTTTCTGGATGAAAGCGATCAGGACGGCGAGCGGCGCGGCATCCCGCAAGAGGAAGTGGAGGCGTTTCTCGTCGCTCGCGAGTTCCATTTCCCCGAACTAGAAGAGGGCACCGCAAGCCCGCGCGAGCTTGTGCAATCGGTGAGCGAGCTTGAAAGCACCGCTGCCCGCAAGCTTGCCGAGGCGGCCTTGGAGGTCTACCGCGAGGACGCCGAACGCATGCCGATGGCCGCGCTGACGGCCGCCATTGCGCGACACGGTCTGGTGCCGGGCAAACTGGCACAGGCGTTGGATGTGGAAATCTATCGCCTCTTGCGCCGCCTTGCGATGATGCCAGAGGATGTTCTGGGGGTGTCAGTCGGGCTGGTGATCTGCGACGCCTCCGGTTCGATCTTGCTGCGCAAGCCCGTCGCGGGGTTTCCTCTGCCGCGCTTTGGCGCTTCCTGTCCGCTCTGGCCGCTGTTCACCGCGCTTTCGCAACCGGGGGTGCCGATCCAGCGAAACGTGCATCAAGAGGGGCGCGCGGCGCGCGACAGCACCTGTTTCGCGATTTCCTGGCAGGCCGAGCCTTCGGACTTTGACCGCGACCCCGTCCTGCGCTCGGTGATGCTGATCCTGCCGTCTGAGCAGCCAGACCAGCCCCCCGCATCAGGCTCGCGCCCGGTAGGGGCGAGCTGCAGGATCTGCGCGCGGCGCGGATGCGCAGCAAGGCGCGAGCCGTCGATTTTACGCGATGCGAGAGGCGCCAGGTTAACGCAACTCTAA
- a CDS encoding ABC transporter ATP-binding protein, whose product MSILEVKNVGKRFGGLQALSDVNLSVKENSVHAIIGPNGAGKSTLLNCLVGKLIPDTGSVMFDGQSVLGRAPYEINQMGISRVFQTPEIFGDLTVLENMMIPCLAKRDGAFELNAIAAVMSQRDILDRAEAMLVEMNMADKRHMHAASLSRGDKRRLEIGMCLSQEPRLLLLDEPTAGMARADTNNTIDLLKQISDERDITIAIIEHDMHVVFSLANRITVLAQGTPLVEDDPQNIRGNPKVREAYLGETA is encoded by the coding sequence ATGAGCATTCTCGAAGTCAAAAACGTCGGCAAACGCTTTGGTGGCCTCCAGGCGCTGTCGGATGTGAACCTCTCCGTCAAGGAGAACTCGGTCCACGCCATCATCGGCCCCAATGGGGCCGGCAAATCCACCCTGCTGAACTGTCTTGTCGGCAAGCTGATCCCCGACACCGGGTCAGTGATGTTCGACGGCCAGTCGGTGCTCGGGCGCGCGCCCTATGAGATCAACCAGATGGGCATCAGCCGCGTCTTTCAAACGCCTGAAATCTTTGGAGATCTGACGGTTCTTGAAAACATGATGATCCCCTGCCTGGCGAAACGGGACGGCGCGTTTGAGCTGAATGCCATTGCCGCAGTGATGTCGCAGCGCGACATTCTGGACCGTGCCGAAGCGATGCTGGTGGAGATGAATATGGCCGACAAACGCCATATGCACGCGGCCTCGCTCTCGCGTGGGGACAAACGGCGGCTGGAGATCGGCATGTGTCTCAGTCAGGAGCCACGGCTGCTCCTGTTGGATGAGCCCACCGCCGGTATGGCGCGGGCCGACACCAACAACACCATCGACCTGTTGAAACAGATCTCGGACGAGCGCGACATCACCATCGCCATCATCGAACACGACATGCATGTGGTGTTCTCGCTTGCCAATCGGATCACCGTTCTGGCGCAGGGCACCCCCCTCGTGGAGGACGATCCGCAAAACATCCGGGGCAACCCGAAGGTGCGCGAAGCCTACCTCGGCGAGACCGCGTAA
- a CDS encoding ATP-binding protein, which translates to MTSLNLLAVVSIGYVALLFMVAFWADRQALRGRSARFMRSPLIYTLSLSIYCTAWTFYGAVGYAARSGMEYVTIYLGPTLVMIGWWWGLRKLVRVGRSQRISSIADLLSARYGKSNVLAIGVTVLAVVGVTPYIALQLQSITLSVAIFAEADPSRGHNESGTVFWIAMGLACFAILFGTRNLNANERHHGVVMAVALEAVVKLIALVAVGVFVVWGIAGGIEETLARIDRSPIGHWQVDGGRWTAITFLAAAAFVCLPRMFQVMVVENEDERHLRVAAWAFPTYLLLISIFVVPIAAIGLELLPQGSNPDLFVLALPLSQGQNGLAMLSFLGGFSSATSMVIVAAMSLSTMVSNHIVMPIWLRSTGAFKGASVSGDVRSVVLFARRFSIAAIMALGYAYYQISGGGAALAAIGLIAFSGIAQILPALVGGLFWRGATRAGALAGLTIGFVVWSYTLLLPEVAGGVFSNATLSEGPFGVGWLRPQALFGIEGFDPIVHSVLWSMSLNVAAFALVSVLSFPSPMERLQGAQFVHVFDHSAGPGGWTGSVAQSEDLMIMSQRILGPEEAQKFFQAALERQGGPGPLPEPTPSFLEQLERELSASIGAAAAHAMIGQIVSGAAVSVEDLLAVADESAQLLEYSSRLEAQSKELSRTALQLRETNQKLTRLSEQKDAFLSQVSHELRTPMTSVRAFSEILRDEPSLNPAEQHKYASIIHDEALRLTRLLNDLLDLSVLESGSVSLNVSRRPLGDVLDHALSSALAGAEGPLRVVRDRNSEAVEIETDVDRLAQVFINLIANAQKYCTAAAPELRINVRVFANRVDVEFIDNGAGIPADFREMIFEKFSRVTPERAGGAGLGLAICKEIMRKLGGDIHLLATQKGAAFLVSLPRETKIEEIL; encoded by the coding sequence ATGACCTCGCTCAACCTTCTGGCAGTCGTGAGCATTGGCTATGTGGCCCTGCTGTTCATGGTGGCCTTTTGGGCGGACCGGCAGGCGCTGCGGGGGCGCAGCGCGCGCTTTATGCGCTCGCCACTGATCTACACGCTGTCGCTGTCGATTTACTGCACGGCCTGGACGTTTTACGGCGCAGTTGGCTATGCGGCGCGCTCCGGCATGGAATATGTCACCATCTATCTGGGGCCGACCCTGGTGATGATCGGCTGGTGGTGGGGACTGCGCAAACTGGTGCGGGTCGGGCGCAGCCAGCGCATCAGTTCGATTGCCGACCTGCTCTCGGCGCGATACGGCAAATCCAACGTGCTGGCCATCGGAGTCACGGTGCTCGCGGTTGTGGGGGTCACGCCCTATATTGCGCTGCAATTGCAATCTATCACCCTTTCGGTCGCGATCTTTGCCGAGGCCGACCCCTCTCGCGGCCACAATGAATCCGGCACGGTGTTCTGGATTGCGATGGGCCTTGCCTGTTTTGCCATCCTCTTTGGGACGCGCAACCTCAACGCCAACGAGCGCCACCACGGCGTCGTCATGGCCGTCGCCCTTGAGGCGGTGGTCAAGCTCATTGCGCTGGTGGCGGTGGGCGTGTTCGTGGTCTGGGGCATCGCTGGCGGGATCGAGGAAACTCTTGCCCGCATCGACCGCTCTCCCATCGGGCATTGGCAGGTGGACGGCGGGCGCTGGACGGCGATCACCTTTCTGGCAGCGGCGGCCTTTGTCTGCCTGCCGCGCATGTTTCAAGTGATGGTGGTGGAGAACGAGGACGAACGCCACCTACGGGTCGCGGCCTGGGCCTTTCCGACTTATCTCCTGCTCATTTCGATCTTTGTGGTGCCAATCGCGGCGATCGGGCTTGAGCTTTTGCCGCAGGGCTCCAATCCGGACCTCTTTGTGCTCGCCTTGCCCCTGTCCCAAGGGCAGAACGGTCTGGCCATGCTGTCATTTCTGGGCGGGTTTTCGTCGGCCACCTCGATGGTGATTGTCGCCGCCATGAGCCTGTCGACGATGGTTTCAAACCACATTGTGATGCCGATCTGGTTGCGCTCGACCGGGGCCTTCAAAGGGGCGTCGGTTTCTGGGGATGTGCGCTCGGTCGTGCTTTTTGCGCGGCGTTTTTCCATCGCCGCGATCATGGCGCTCGGCTATGCCTACTATCAGATCTCGGGCGGCGGCGCAGCGCTGGCCGCCATCGGTCTGATCGCTTTTTCGGGCATCGCGCAGATCCTGCCCGCGCTGGTCGGAGGGCTGTTTTGGCGCGGTGCCACACGCGCAGGCGCGCTTGCGGGGCTGACCATCGGCTTTGTGGTCTGGAGCTATACGCTCTTGCTGCCAGAGGTCGCCGGAGGCGTCTTTTCCAATGCCACGCTGTCGGAAGGGCCGTTTGGAGTCGGATGGTTACGCCCGCAGGCGCTCTTTGGGATCGAGGGCTTTGACCCCATCGTCCATTCTGTCCTCTGGTCCATGAGCCTCAATGTGGCAGCCTTTGCGCTGGTCTCGGTCCTGAGCTTTCCAAGCCCCATGGAGCGTCTCCAGGGCGCGCAGTTCGTGCATGTCTTTGACCACTCGGCGGGTCCCGGTGGCTGGACTGGCTCGGTGGCCCAAAGCGAAGACCTGATGATTATGTCCCAACGCATCCTCGGCCCCGAAGAGGCACAGAAGTTCTTTCAGGCGGCGCTGGAACGTCAAGGCGGCCCGGGGCCATTGCCGGAGCCGACACCGAGTTTTCTCGAGCAACTGGAGCGCGAACTCAGCGCCTCGATTGGGGCGGCGGCTGCCCATGCGATGATCGGCCAGATTGTCAGCGGTGCAGCGGTGTCCGTCGAGGATCTCCTGGCGGTGGCGGACGAATCGGCACAACTTCTGGAATACTCGAGCCGCCTTGAGGCGCAATCAAAAGAGCTCTCGCGCACCGCGCTGCAGTTGCGGGAGACCAACCAGAAGCTAACCCGTCTCTCTGAGCAGAAAGATGCGTTTCTCTCTCAGGTCAGCCACGAGCTGCGCACGCCGATGACATCGGTACGTGCCTTTTCCGAAATCCTGCGCGATGAGCCTTCTCTCAATCCCGCTGAGCAGCATAAATACGCATCGATCATCCATGACGAGGCCCTGCGCCTCACAAGGTTGCTCAATGACCTGCTGGATCTGAGCGTTCTGGAGAGCGGGTCCGTTTCGCTCAATGTTTCGCGCCGGCCTCTGGGCGATGTGCTGGATCATGCGTTGTCCTCGGCGCTGGCGGGCGCGGAGGGTCCGCTGCGGGTGGTGCGGGATCGCAATTCCGAGGCTGTGGAGATTGAAACCGACGTCGACCGGCTGGCGCAGGTCTTCATCAATCTGATCGCCAATGCGCAGAAATACTGCACTGCAGCTGCGCCGGAGTTGCGCATCAATGTGCGGGTCTTTGCCAACCGGGTAGATGTTGAATTCATCGACAATGGCGCTGGAATCCCTGCGGATT
- a CDS encoding substrate-binding protein, with the protein MSKSDVSRRGLLRTGAVAGAGLAMPTIFTAQSAHAFTNNPTGGTVTLGFNVPQTGPYADEGADELRAYELAVEHLNGGGDGGMLTTFSSKALQGNGILGKKVEYVTGDTQTKSDAARASAKSMIEKDGAIMITGGSSSGVAVAVQALCQEAGVIFMAGLTHSNDTTGKDKRANGFRHFFNSYMSGAALAPVLANAYGTDRKAYHLTADYNWGYTTEEAVRSSTEAMGWETVAAVKTPLTQTDFSSYIAPVLQSGADTLVLNHYGGNMVNSLTNAVQFGLRDKQVNGKDFQIVVPLYSRLMAKGAGANVKGIFGSTNWHWSLQDEGSKAFVRSFGTKYGFPPSQAAHTCYVQTLLYADAVERAGSFAPCAVAEALEDYEFDGLGNGKTLYRGADHQCFKDVLVVKGKENPTSEFDLLEIVEVTPVGQVTYDPNHPQFQGGALGTCNNGA; encoded by the coding sequence ATGTCCAAGTCAGACGTAAGCCGTCGCGGCCTGCTGAGAACCGGTGCGGTCGCGGGTGCAGGGCTCGCCATGCCGACCATCTTTACGGCCCAAAGCGCGCATGCATTCACCAACAACCCCACTGGCGGCACTGTTACACTCGGCTTTAACGTCCCGCAGACCGGCCCTTACGCCGATGAAGGTGCGGACGAGTTGCGCGCCTATGAGCTGGCGGTCGAGCACCTGAACGGCGGTGGCGATGGCGGCATGCTCACCACCTTCAGCTCCAAGGCTCTGCAGGGCAATGGCATCCTGGGCAAGAAAGTCGAATATGTCACCGGCGATACCCAGACCAAATCCGATGCGGCGCGCGCTTCTGCCAAGTCCATGATCGAAAAAGACGGTGCGATCATGATCACGGGCGGCTCGTCTTCGGGTGTGGCTGTGGCCGTGCAGGCGCTCTGCCAAGAGGCAGGCGTAATCTTTATGGCGGGTCTTACCCACTCCAATGACACCACAGGCAAAGACAAGCGGGCCAATGGTTTCCGCCACTTCTTCAACTCTTACATGTCTGGTGCGGCGCTGGCGCCGGTGCTGGCGAATGCCTACGGCACCGACCGTAAGGCCTATCACCTGACCGCCGACTACAACTGGGGCTATACCACCGAAGAAGCAGTCCGGTCCTCCACCGAAGCGATGGGCTGGGAAACCGTGGCTGCGGTGAAAACACCGCTAACCCAGACCGACTTCTCGTCCTATATCGCCCCGGTTCTGCAGTCCGGTGCCGACACGCTGGTTCTGAACCACTACGGCGGCAACATGGTGAACTCTCTCACCAACGCGGTGCAGTTCGGCCTGCGCGACAAGCAGGTGAACGGCAAGGACTTCCAGATCGTTGTTCCGCTCTACTCCCGCCTGATGGCGAAAGGTGCGGGCGCCAACGTGAAGGGCATCTTCGGCTCCACCAACTGGCACTGGTCGCTGCAGGACGAAGGTTCCAAGGCCTTTGTACGCTCCTTCGGCACCAAATACGGCTTCCCGCCGAGCCAGGCCGCTCACACCTGCTATGTGCAGACCCTGCTCTATGCAGACGCGGTTGAACGCGCTGGCTCCTTTGCGCCCTGCGCCGTGGCAGAAGCGCTCGAGGACTATGAGTTCGACGGTCTGGGCAACGGCAAGACGCTCTATCGTGGCGCCGATCACCAGTGCTTCAAGGACGTGCTGGTTGTGAAAGGGAAAGAGAACCCGACCTCGGAGTTCGACCTTCTCGAAATCGTCGAAGTCACCCCGGTTGGCCAGGTCACCTATGACCCGAACCACCCGCAGTTCCAGGGCGGTGCGCTCGGCACCTGCAACAACGGCGCCTAA
- a CDS encoding branched-chain amino acid ABC transporter permease: MFKLEKTDLKLLMIVAVLTMFAPFILNPFPVDSAMAQFNAGYPDLMQRFVIFGVFAIGFNILFGLTGYLSFGHAAFLGVGSYAAVWMFKLLSMNVLPAIVLSVLVSGLFSLVIGFVSLRRSGIYFSILTLAFAQMMFALAYSVLTPITGGETGLQLALDDPRILGASQTAEGNIPVPSLFGLEMRDSAELVIGGWSFTFNFGYYFCALVMLASFYLAIRIFRSPFGMMLRAVKSNQQRMNYTGLNSRPYMLAAFVISGMYAGLAGGLMASMDPLAGAERMQWTASGEVVLMTILGGAGTLIGPVLGAGFIKYFENIFSKINDNVLHSWFSFLPDGLEDFVVFIIHPFIGKGWHLTLGILFMLVVIYLPGGLVEGGQRVGNWLKGRKKSDAKQSNTNPAE, encoded by the coding sequence ATGTTCAAACTGGAAAAAACCGATCTCAAACTTCTCATGATCGTGGCTGTTCTGACCATGTTCGCCCCGTTCATCCTGAACCCCTTCCCCGTCGACAGCGCCATGGCGCAGTTCAACGCGGGCTATCCGGACCTGATGCAGCGCTTTGTGATCTTTGGTGTCTTTGCCATCGGGTTCAACATCCTCTTTGGCCTCACCGGCTACCTCTCCTTTGGTCACGCGGCCTTTCTCGGGGTGGGGTCCTATGCGGCCGTCTGGATGTTCAAACTGCTGAGCATGAACGTGCTGCCCGCCATCGTGCTGTCGGTTCTGGTCTCCGGTCTCTTTTCGCTGGTGATTGGCTTTGTGAGCCTGCGGCGCTCGGGGATCTACTTCTCCATTCTGACTCTGGCCTTTGCCCAGATGATGTTTGCGCTGGCCTATTCGGTTCTGACCCCGATCACGGGCGGTGAAACGGGCCTGCAGTTGGCGCTGGATGATCCGCGCATTCTCGGCGCCAGCCAGACCGCCGAGGGCAATATCCCGGTCCCGAGCCTCTTTGGGCTGGAGATGCGCGACAGTGCAGAACTGGTGATCGGCGGCTGGTCCTTTACCTTCAACTTTGGCTACTACTTCTGCGCGCTGGTGATGCTTGCATCGTTCTATCTCGCGATCCGCATCTTCCGCTCGCCCTTTGGGATGATGCTGCGGGCGGTGAAATCCAACCAGCAGCGGATGAACTACACTGGTCTCAACTCCCGTCCCTATATGCTTGCGGCCTTTGTGATCTCTGGCATGTACGCGGGGCTCGCCGGTGGTCTCATGGCCTCCATGGACCCGCTGGCTGGCGCGGAGCGGATGCAGTGGACCGCATCGGGCGAAGTCGTTCTGATGACCATCCTTGGTGGGGCTGGCACGCTGATCGGTCCGGTTCTGGGCGCAGGCTTCATCAAATACTTCGAGAACATCTTCTCCAAGATCAACGACAACGTGCTGCACAGCTGGTTCAGCTTCCTGCCGGATGGGCTTGAGGACTTTGTGGTTTTCATCATCCACCCCTTTATCGGCAAGGGCTGGCATCTGACGCTTGGCATCCTCTTCATGCTGGTGGTGATCTACCTCCCCGGCGGACTTGTGGAAGGCGGACAGCGGGTCGGAAACTGGCTCAAGGGGCGCAAGAAGTCTGACGCCAAGCAGAGCAACACCAATCCGGCGGAATAA
- a CDS encoding ABC transporter ATP-binding protein, which translates to MNVKPDFSKSANHAATAPAFLSVWDVHAYYGESYIVQGINFNVHEGEILALLGRNGAGKTSTLRSIARIGSPMVTRGEIWLDHQPLHLMESHEAATAGLGLVPEDRRIIPGLTVEENLQLAQIAPPIGWSIERLYELFPRLGERRKQEGVTLSGGEQQMLAIARALARDIKVLLLDEPYEGLAPVIVDEIEKTLIHIKEQGMTTILVEQNTVRALQLADRAVILDTGGIVFDGAAAEVLENEELRSEYLAI; encoded by the coding sequence ATGAACGTAAAACCGGATTTCTCCAAGAGCGCCAACCACGCGGCCACCGCCCCTGCCTTTCTGTCGGTTTGGGATGTGCATGCCTATTACGGCGAAAGCTACATCGTGCAGGGCATCAACTTTAATGTGCATGAGGGCGAAATCCTCGCGCTTTTGGGCCGCAATGGCGCGGGCAAGACCTCGACCCTGCGCTCCATCGCGCGCATCGGCTCTCCGATGGTAACACGGGGCGAGATCTGGCTCGATCACCAGCCGCTGCACCTGATGGAAAGCCACGAGGCCGCCACTGCCGGTTTGGGTCTGGTGCCCGAAGATCGCCGCATCATTCCCGGTCTTACGGTCGAGGAAAACCTGCAGCTGGCACAGATTGCCCCACCAATCGGCTGGTCGATCGAGCGCCTCTACGAGCTCTTCCCGCGTCTGGGCGAGCGGCGCAAGCAGGAGGGCGTGACACTCTCGGGCGGCGAACAGCAAATGCTTGCGATTGCGCGCGCCCTGGCCCGCGACATCAAGGTGCTGTTGCTCGACGAACCCTACGAGGGTCTGGCCCCGGTGATCGTGGACGAGATCGAAAAAACCCTCATCCACATCAAGGAACAGGGGATGACCACCATCCTCGTAGAGCAAAACACGGTGCGGGCACTGCAACTGGCTGATCGGGCGGTGATCCTCGACACAGGCGGGATCGTTTTTGACGGCGCCGCGGCAGAGGTTCTCGAAAACGAAGAACTGCGTTCTGAATACCTCGCGATCTGA
- a CDS encoding branched-chain amino acid ABC transporter permease, producing MDAIILQILNGLDKGSAYALIALGLTLIFGTLGVVNFAHGALFMIGAFCAVTLSRILTLSHTIIDETKTDFLGNPLKVEVPYVHDIFGVEMGNAIIDWSVPLSVLFAIPIMIAVGVIMERGLIKHFYKRPHADQILVTFGLAIVLQEVIKYFYGANPIPTPAPEAFKGSLDFGAALGFDPNLIIYPYWRIIYFCFAAVIIGGVFAFLQFTTFGMVVRAGMADRETVGLLGINIDRRFTIIFGVAAAVAGLAGVMYTPINSPNYHMGMDFLVLSFVVVVVGGMGSLPGAVLAGFLLGVLESFASMREVIDIIPGINQVIIYLVAIIILLTRPRGLMGRKGVMED from the coding sequence ATGGACGCAATAATCCTCCAAATCCTGAACGGGCTCGACAAGGGCTCGGCCTATGCGCTGATCGCGCTGGGTCTGACATTGATTTTCGGCACGCTGGGCGTTGTAAACTTTGCCCATGGCGCGCTGTTCATGATTGGGGCCTTCTGTGCAGTGACGCTGTCGCGCATCCTGACGCTGAGCCATACGATCATTGATGAAACCAAAACCGACTTCCTCGGCAATCCGCTGAAAGTTGAGGTGCCTTATGTGCACGACATCTTTGGCGTCGAGATGGGGAATGCGATCATCGACTGGTCGGTGCCGCTGTCGGTGCTTTTTGCGATCCCGATCATGATTGCCGTGGGCGTGATCATGGAACGCGGTCTCATCAAGCATTTCTACAAGCGCCCCCACGCGGACCAGATCCTCGTGACCTTTGGTCTGGCGATCGTTCTGCAGGAGGTGATCAAATACTTTTACGGTGCCAACCCGATCCCGACCCCGGCGCCCGAAGCCTTCAAAGGCTCGCTCGATTTCGGGGCTGCACTCGGCTTTGACCCCAACCTCATCATCTACCCCTACTGGCGCATCATCTACTTCTGCTTTGCAGCAGTAATCATTGGCGGCGTCTTTGCCTTCCTGCAGTTCACAACCTTCGGCATGGTGGTGCGTGCAGGCATGGCCGACCGCGAGACCGTGGGGCTACTGGGGATCAACATCGACCGCCGCTTTACCATCATCTTTGGTGTGGCCGCCGCCGTCGCAGGGCTTGCCGGGGTGATGTACACGCCGATCAACTCGCCCAACTATCACATGGGCATGGACTTCCTCGTGCTGAGCTTTGTGGTGGTGGTTGTCGGCGGCATGGGCTCCCTGCCCGGTGCGGTGCTGGCCGGCTTCCTTCTGGGCGTGCTCGAGAGCTTTGCCTCCATGCGCGAGGTCATCGACATCATCCCGGGCATCAACCAGGTCATCATCTATCTGGTCGCCATCATCATTCTTCTCACCCGCCCCCGTGGATTGATGGGCCGCAAAGGCGTGATGGAGGACTAA
- the accB gene encoding acetyl-CoA carboxylase biotin carboxyl carrier protein translates to MTNKSHEADVAFIKALAELLRENDLTELQVKRDYAEDDSLNVRVSRQHPAPAAPVHVAAAPAPAPAAAAPAAVAAAAPASDDPANHPGAVTSPMVGTAYLAPEPGASAFVSVGQQVSEGDTLLIVEAMKTMNHIPAPKSGTVKRILVEDGAAVEFGHPLVIVE, encoded by the coding sequence ATGACAAATAAATCTCACGAAGCAGATGTGGCGTTCATCAAGGCTCTGGCGGAGCTTTTGCGCGAAAACGACCTGACCGAGCTTCAGGTCAAGCGCGACTACGCGGAAGATGACAGCCTGAATGTGCGCGTCTCCCGCCAGCACCCCGCTCCCGCCGCGCCGGTTCACGTCGCAGCAGCCCCCGCGCCTGCCCCGGCCGCCGCAGCGCCCGCCGCTGTCGCAGCCGCAGCGCCCGCATCCGACGATCCTGCCAATCACCCCGGCGCTGTGACCTCCCCGATGGTGGGCACCGCCTATCTCGCACCCGAGCCGGGCGCTTCTGCCTTTGTGTCCGTGGGTCAGCAAGTGAGCGAAGGCGACACCCTGTTGATCGTCGAAGCAATGAAGACCATGAACCATATCCCGGCCCCCAAATCGGGCACCGTGAAGCGCATCCTTGTTGAAGATGGCGCCGCGGTCGAGTTTGGTCATCCGCTCGTCATCGTCGAGTAA
- a CDS encoding response regulator transcription factor, with translation MAGRVVLIEDEANIAEAIRFLLSREGWQVDVHADGGTAVSVIEAKKPDLVILDLMLPGKSGMEIIRELRELSAFSDLPVLMLTARGQLKDREMAERAGVTRFMTKPFSNTEVLTAVRDLDAQARQSQAQAAAVRDAG, from the coding sequence ATGGCTGGACGAGTCGTTTTGATTGAAGACGAAGCCAATATCGCCGAGGCGATCCGCTTCTTGTTGTCGCGCGAGGGGTGGCAGGTCGATGTTCATGCCGATGGCGGCACTGCGGTTTCCGTGATCGAAGCCAAAAAACCCGATCTGGTGATTTTGGATCTGATGCTGCCGGGCAAGAGTGGCATGGAAATTATCCGTGAACTCAGGGAGTTGAGCGCGTTTTCGGATCTGCCTGTGCTAATGTTGACCGCACGCGGGCAACTCAAGGACCGCGAAATGGCAGAGCGCGCCGGTGTGACCCGTTTTATGACCAAGCCGTTCTCCAACACCGAAGTGTTGACGGCCGTGCGCGATCTTGATGCGCAGGCGCGGCAGTCTCAGGCGCAGGCAGCGGCCGTGCGCGACGCCGGCTGA
- a CDS encoding helix-turn-helix domain-containing protein yields MSDPATDPAFDYAPVGLALLEHRIIKRCNLLFAEIFDAPPEALCETPIAALYPSAEDYQRIGEILQLPESQSGIYHDERIMRRTSGALFWCRVRGRSLDGARPFQAGVWSFADLSEERPVVSLTPREREVAILTCRGLSAKEIGLKLDLSYRTVETHRARLLVKFNAKKLPELVAKLSGMPL; encoded by the coding sequence ATGTCTGATCCCGCAACTGATCCCGCTTTTGACTATGCGCCTGTTGGACTTGCGCTTTTGGAACATCGCATCATCAAGCGGTGCAATCTGCTCTTTGCCGAGATCTTTGACGCCCCCCCAGAGGCGCTTTGCGAGACACCAATTGCTGCGCTTTATCCCAGCGCCGAGGATTACCAGCGCATAGGCGAGATCTTGCAGTTGCCGGAATCACAAAGCGGAATCTACCACGACGAACGCATTATGCGTCGCACGTCGGGCGCGCTGTTCTGGTGCCGGGTGCGCGGGCGATCCCTCGACGGTGCGCGCCCGTTTCAGGCCGGTGTATGGTCCTTTGCCGATCTCTCCGAGGAGCGCCCCGTTGTCAGCCTGACCCCACGCGAACGCGAAGTCGCGATCCTCACCTGTCGGGGGCTCTCGGCCAAGGAAATTGGCCTCAAACTGGATCTCTCCTATCGTACGGTAGAGACTCACCGGGCGCGCCTCTTGGTGAAATTCAACGCCAAAAAGCTGCCCGAACTGGTCGCAAAACTCAGTGGCATGCCTCTTTGA